In one Magallana gigas chromosome 7, xbMagGiga1.1, whole genome shotgun sequence genomic region, the following are encoded:
- the LOC136270291 gene encoding protein O-linked-mannose beta-1,2-N-acetylglucosaminyltransferase 1-like → MINEILKSGVVVDHSKDPCDSGLVPDNKDTVHVMYIQMPHPTDFTTWKQLAKCYHLWDLDVRGFHKSMWRLYLNGTPVILVGVPASPYHSHKPDSVKPFVLEEPSKKAKAQ, encoded by the exons ATGATAAATGAGATTCTGAAGTCAGGGGTAGTAGTGGACCACAGCAAGGACCCGTGTGATAGCGGGCTGGTCCCCGACAACAAG GATACTGTACATGTCATGTACATACAGATGCCACATCCCACAGATTTTACCACCTGGAAACAACTCGCcaag TGCTACCATTTGTGGGATCTAGATGTGCGAGGATTTCACAAG AGTATGTGGAGACTCTACCTGAATGGAACACCTGTAATACTAGTGGGGGTACCTGCCTCCCCCTACCa CTCGCATAAACCAGACAGTGTGAAGCCATTTGTACTGGAGGAACCATCAAAGAAAGCCAAGGCCCAGTAG